TTGCTCAATGATGTCATAGACAGGAATACTGCATGTTTACACAAAGTTGTATCTTACCTGCTGAAAATAAAGTGTGAGCTGAAGAGATGGTAATGTGCCTACAGATTCTGGGCACAGATACCATGTGCGGAGAAATAATAACTTTTCTTCAGGTTTAGATATTACGCTCTATCTTCTGACCTTTCTGGCTTCCTTTATATATCCTTCACATGCTTATGAGCATTATTGGAGCTTTCCCACAGAGCTGTGCAGGTGCTCTTATGTCATTGATACCACTTATCCTTAAAAGAAAAGTGGGcttctgtcttatttttttcataactaTCTGTTCTGCATAGGGCTGagaaatcaacttttttttttttaaatcagtgctAACTGATCATTTAAGTCATTCATCAAGCaaacatgtgaaaaatgtgttggtTCCAGTGTCTCATGTCTGagtatttgctgttttttggtGATTGAACAAAACAAGCGATGTGTGATGGCcgttttcactattttctgatgtttttttttttcttttcaacaaaatgattgtacaaatattttaaacaataaattaattgccatatttatcaaaaataatgGTAAGGTGCAGTCCTATTCCTGGAGATATTGTTGGTTTGTGTGCTGGATATTAGAGGCCACCGGTATTACTGTAATCATGAATGTTACTCCTCAGAATAAGATCCCTAGATGCAGCAAAACATCAATTTATGAATGTATACATGTTTTAATGCCATTTTGCCACCATCATAATTTGTTTGTAATAGTCAGAGGTTACAAAAAAAGGCAATTGAagtaaagataataaaataaaataaaaaaattaatgaaatgaatAGTAATATTCATACAGGAAAAGAATGCATTATACTAGAGTATCTCTTatgtcttatttattttgtatttcatttgtttgaagTTTTTACATTGTCTGTATTGgttatgaatgtgtttgtgttgtcttaAGGGCATCTATGTGACCAGGATAACACCAGGAGGACCAGCACATGAAGCAGGCTTGAGAATGGGAGACAAAATAATGCAGGTGTGTAGTGAAGTGGCGCTTCGGTCAAGATCCACAAGATGGCACCATGAGTACACTAGAGAGTCAGACAGGAGCTGTGCTCACCTTACTCCATATTCACCTTACTACTGTTCAGTCAAGTTGGTGTTAGGGCTGCGTGATGTATTGGAATTATATCGATATCATGATATAAGAcaatatattgtcttagatCTTGGATTTTGTTATATTATATGATATGGCATTAGTATTGTCTTTTCCAATTACCAATTAATAGTAATTTTTGTCGCAATATTGATATTCAGGTATTTGGTCAGTCATATCGCCCAACCcaagcatttatgaagtgcttttaaggagatttcaaaatatcgagatatagGTTGTGTATCTCGATATAGCCTTAGAATATTATGAAGGGACCATATCACCCAGACCTACTTGGTTTTAACTTAAATTTGTGAAAATGACTCCAGCTTATCTCAGACAAAATCTCAGACTTTCCTTCTTCCCTCAGGTGAACGGCTGGGACATGACCGTGGTGACCCACGACCAGGCTCGTAAAACACTAACCAAGAAGAATCAGGACACTGTGCGGCTACTGGTAACCAGAAAGTCACTGGAGGACGCTGTCAAAAATTCTATGGGCAGTTACCCCAGACAGTGACACTACTTATGACCACAGACTAGTGCAATATTCAAGGACTGAACACTCACATACTGAGACTCCCACATATTCAGATGATGGTGGCCTTTTGAACATTGAACAACTTCAGTGTAAAAATATTAGACAGATCTCGTCAGATTGTTTAATGATTAGGTGACGTTTGCAGATGCCCAAATCTGCTCAACTCAATTCTTACTCTTTCAATCATTGGACAATGAGACGGTGCTCTTTCTCTCCACACCCACTCAAACTAATCTCAAAGTTAGCTGCTTAATTTTTCATAAATCTTGGTAGCATATTCACCTGCAGTTTCTAAAATATGTAGCAATCCTGAACGTAATCAAATATATTCAGTcttcaaattaaatcaattcaTTCACAGTCAGAATATGATTTCCACTTTTGCCATCCTGTTGCTGTTTGACCTTTTCACCTGAAGAAAATTTTCCAAATCTCATGTGAGCATTTTTGACTTTCGTGGAGAAAACACTTGccaatttaaaatgttgatgtaTAAAAGGTAATGTTAGGGATTATGAAAGATGAACGGTTTATGTAGATATTCACAATAGCTACTGTTTGCTTGTTTCAATCTTTGAACAACAGCAGACTGAAATTAGTCTAAATTAGAAATTAGGAAGACTTTCCATAAAATAGAGCTTGCATATCTGTCTACATCAATTTTAAATAATATAGCACAGTATTCTTAATTCATTTCCACTTGGGAGATATTTGCCAAATGTCCTCAGTCCATCAACAAGAGCAATACTCATCTTTTTTCAATGTAACGTTTATGACATATTGTTCAAAAACATCTTTGATTCTTTTTTCCTTAAGCTGACCAAAGTTGTTCCTGATGGTTTGGCTACATCAAGATTGTTCAATGCTCTTTATTGTGTCATTAATGATCAGAGTTTAAtctcatttaaataaataaaaacaattttctgtCAGTCCTGTCAAGATTACAGCATCAAATACCAAAGTAAAAGCCAAGGCACtgtaaaatgatcaaaatatgTACAGCATTGTTTGTAATCTCTTTTTTATGATGGTACAGTATACTGTACAATGTCTGTACAACAAACAATATGCATGTATTCTCAGTGTTTTAATGCATACTAATGTTTTtcactaattattattttactgaTTCATCTCTGTTCtatttatctttcttttcattGATGCCTATTGCATGTGGGAAATtaacatttctctctgtgtctgcgTAACAGAATGCATATTTTCCTCCAAGTAACATTAATTACAGTATGTCATACAGACAGACCTACTTTTGGATAATGGCTATCATCTTTATCAGTTTGCAAAAAGTAGATCATTTGCAGTGTTCATGCAAGTAACCCCATTAGTGTCACACTGGAATCAGCTACTTTCAGATTGTGTCAACCTGGACAATGTTTGAAGATGTTTATTGTCAATGACCAAAAGTCGTAGTCAAGAGTAGAAATTGAGTGAATGTTGTTTGAGAAATAGGAATGTGCAAAACCGCCTTAAATCAATACTTAATACCACTAAGATTAAtgatttgtttgtattttacaaTTTGCCATTCCACTATGGTTTCTGTGACACAACAGTAATTTACTGCCTGTGATACAGTACATACTGGGTAACATTGCAGAAGAGTGATTTAGTACTAACTAAAAAAAATTGGCTTTGAAATGTTACAGGACTGACACTGTTATTACAATACTAATCTTATGTCTTTGGGTAATCTTGTTGGCTCTTTTTTTGTTATGCTCGGGGTGTATATCAtaatatgttttctgtgtgtttaaaggtgcaccatgtagttttggggacgAAATTCAAACTTTAATATTTGGATATTTGCAATTattgaggtgataatacaaactcagaaacatttatttttccctagctgaataaacaagcttttctcagaggaaaataaggtccccagaacactttttaaagctagaaaggtggcagggtccaccaaatataaacaaagtaaaaccgtaTTACTTcgaggtcagtttgtttattcagtcgtgaaaacaaagagagattatttagtttgtttaggcataaaggAAAAAACAGTCACTCAGATTAAAATTTCCTCCCcaaactgcatagtgcacctttaacagaaCCATTTGATTTGTATATTATTAACATCTAACCCAATAATGTAAAATTTAAGTTTTCATTCCACAATGAAATATaagaaagagagataaagataGAGTAACAATACAGTAAGGAGTCAGCTGTATGCTGACAGAACaatgaataaatgttaaagGTACAGTCTGCCCAAAAGAAGTTTCATAATGTATTCAAAtaagtcagaattttaaatCTGTCGTCaaatttacactttttttaaaaaacaaaacattttgggaTGAAACTTTTTGATACTTTACAGCACTGGTTCCCAAACCTTTTGACTTATGAGCCTTTAAAATGAAGCAATCTATTTTATGACCCCTCATTACAGCTCAATCCcaagagtgtttttttcttttccttctcagaTAATTTCATTACAGGCTTTTAGAGGCCTTACAAGGTGAAAGTATCTAGTATTTTGCAGAAGGACAACAAACATTTAAGAAAAGGTTAAAGCTTGGATTTCGCGCACATCTTTACCTACTTCTAAGGTGCACAGAGAAGGTGAaaaactccagcaacacttgTCATAAAGAACCACTTCATTATCAGATCAATGACCCTGACGAAGGCCACATACAAAACCTGTTGGTCTGACAGTAAGTGTTTCTGGAATTTTTACTTCAGAAAagccaaacaaacattttaattatattgGATTTTCCTATTGTCAACAAGGAAAACTCATTTTGCTCAGGTCAATATACAGCCCAACAAACTTTTTAGGACTCCAAGGGGATGGGGACCACTGCTTTACAGCATTTTAATACAGTGGTACATTTAGAAAAGACAAATCACACttgcagtattttctttttgaatcATGTCTGTCCACCTCCAGATTTTGTAAACTTTCAGCAGAGCACATAAGTTTTGCATTTGATTGTATACAGTTTACAATGTGAATGTTTCTCAGTTATAAAATGACCGAAAATGAAATACGCCTCTCTCCCATTTATTGATGAAGCAACAATCTATTTTTCACCCCCTCTTCTCCACACtgtaaagcctttttttttgttgttcttacAGGCCCTTCAGATAGCTTCATGTCACCTGTTATAGAATAATCAGCTGACATTTCAGAGCAAAGAATCTATTCCCTGACCTTTCTGTGTTTACCGAGGCATTTTGATACACACAGCTTTCTCTACTTTCATCTCTTAAATATGTGAGCCTGGAACCAATCACTCGCCTTTGAACTGGAGACCACAGGGcagcaaaatgagaaaaaactaTTAACAGATAGTGACTCAAGCTTTTAAAAAGCATGTGagaaaagcttgtttttgttgtgtgtcaccagttgattttgttttgggttttccTCCATTTCTTTCCTATGAATTTGGATCTAGAACTTAGAGAACAAATAACATTAATTTTCAGTTATTTCAGATCACAACGGGGGTTAcccttcattttctctgtctctgttttctcatcatttttgtttgaataaaggCAACTGCAGTTTGATATTGTACTGACCAAGTTAGTGATCAGCTTCATGATGGCAGGCGGTATATAATGTAAAGTGCAACTGAGGACCAGAGGACAAGTTGCTGTGTAATGTCTTAAAATAAAACCTGTGTCACTTCATGGCAGAGGGTCGATTTAGGGCAACGCTGAGCTAATATCCCCCCTTTGAGAAATAATTGATGAGcaacccgtgtgtgtgtgtgtgtgtgtgtgtgtgtgtgtgtgtgtgtgtgtgtgtgtgtgcgcacgcgcatgttatttttgttccaggcacagaaggaagcatgcTCCATTCCACTTGCCTTTGCATCGTAATACTATTATCCCATGTCGTGAGACAATAAAGGGGTTGCACAAACATCTCATCTCAGCGCTCAGACTCACAATGTGAGTTTGCTCTCACCAATACCACAACATAACACGTTGCATGTTGCTTGGTAACTAATGGACAGCTATAAGTGGGAGAAATGACCACCCAAATTCATCACAGCAGGTACTGTGTGCTATAATTTAATCAGCATTTACGAATAAGGGTTACTCCTCATACTTTTGTTGTCACGGTCCCCGAATGGACTGAAATTGTTTGAGCTGAATCTATTTAAACATATTCAGTGAACTCagttaaaactaaacaaaatagtTGATATGTTGCACCAGAAGAATTCCTTCATGCTTGAAGATAACACAGAAGAGATAAATGTTCCTTCCTGCAGGCGGGTGAATAATTACACTATCCAACCGTGGATCATACATGATCCTTGCCTCCCACGTTATGGCAGGATAAttgtgttgccatggcaacgcAATCTGCTGCTATCACTTTGGTCCTCCAGCAGATTGGAACCAGAGGGAAGTCCAACGCCACACATTCATCCGCATGTTCGAGAAGAGACAACGTACGGGCACGTTGAGGTGATCTGTGGGTTATTTTAGTAAAAGGCAGAAGGGTCGTTAACATCTTATTCTGCTGACCCCTGTGCTGGCTCCATCTTTACAAACATACGCTGTGTGGCAAGGCCTTGTTCAAACTCACAGAACTTTATTTCCAAAAGATACAAAATATGTTTGGTATGAAATGATGCAAAATAGACAATTTAAATATCTTCATGTGATGGGATAATGTAGCTGACTTCTTGTCCATCATGGCCCAGCAATCTCATCCCAAGTCAAGTAGCTCTTCTGGCGCTTTCGATGTTATCGCATAATCTTCAgcaaaactgaatttaaaaaggTTTCTTTTTAAGCCAATATGGAAGAGAAGTGCTCAGACAAAGGAAAGCCATGACACCTGGGCACATCATCTGCTGAAGAAGATCTCAGGATTTGGCAGGTAGTTCAGCCACAGTTGCAAAATGGATCTTGCGGTGTGTTTGGTACAACTACTGTTTTCAAGGTTCAAGAATGAAGCTTTGGAAACGAGAGCTACAATTTTGTCACAAATTTTGTGTTTGAAGAATTTGAAgaaacttaaaggataagttctctcaaaaatgaaaactcattGTCTACCCACCCTcgtgccaatggaaagtcaggtgaagtttccaAGTCCACAGtaatttctggagcttcgctGCAAAACAGTGtagcagcattctcttaaacacCTGAAGAAGACggtgacttgttttaaaacatacaaaacaattgaaaaaaacatcaaatggctccatacagctggtatggcgtaatccaagtctctggaagccccgaggGAGcacactgatttgaaaagacgtcgTATACCCCCTCGACAtgcggtcgagcttgtgcacccactttagACACTGACGATTTCGGCTTTGAAAAGGGTTTAGATAttgtctttttccattttttttaaatttatttttttagttaaactcgtttatttaaaacaagtcctcatccCCTTCAGCTGTTTaaacattttgctgtgaagcaaTGTGGGTGAGTAGCCTggataacgactgaattttcatttttgggtgtaCTGAACCTTTAACTTTCACTGTAGGAATCTTTGGAATAAGGAGTGGCACAATTTAATCACAGATTTCTTGTTTAAATTTGAAGAAACTTCACAAATTCACAAATCTTGCGTCTGTTCTATAAAATCTGTCAAAGTGAAAATTCATATCCAGATGCACACTTTTAAATGCTTGCAGAGAGtttaaataataatgttaaattgataaaatgtatatataattatGTTAAACTCAAAGTTTGTTGCTGCTTGTGTGTTCTCCCTGTAATTTACACTTGGTATGATAAAACTCATGATAgataaaactacataaatagGGTGCAGCTGTATCAGTGCGTGGAGGGCTTCATGCATATCAATGCAACTTTTGTGAACGTGAACATGAGTGAGTGGGTGTGAGAGTGGAAAGCTGGGCAGCTGGGTGCCAAAGGGTTACAAATACACAGCTCCCCAGAGGGGCTCAGAGCTGTAAGCAGATGCATTGTAGTAGAAACGATACTGCAAACTCCTCCAGGACCCAAACCCACTGTTTAACAAGCAAAACATGTTGGCAAATAAATCAGCTCCATCATAAAGTGGTTATTTCTTCATCTAATTATAAAAACTCATATGGGAAGTAGTGTATCGGCTCCATTGTTGTGGCCAGGCAGCAGGTGGTTtatctttaatatttatttctctCCTGAAGGATGctttcacctctcctcctcccacgCAGACCTCCCAGGCGCTCCTCTCCGCCGGAGGCTCCGCGCAAGAACCAACAATCAGCCGCTCGATGGTAAAACAGGCGATaacggtgatgatgatgatgatgatgatgatgatgagcgGAGATACAGTGTGTGGGCACCACTAGTTCATTATCGGCTGCGTGgtgcagacagagaaagagagatagagagagatatcCACATGACGGTGTGAGGAGCGTCttggacacactgacagaggtGTGTAAGATTGGATTTGTTGTCATTCTGTCTTAAAAGTCACTTTCTAGACACGGTTTGTGTGCAACTTGTTTGGATGCTGGTGAAGTTTTAATccccaaatgtttttttttgcagcgtCTTCAGGGAGGACAAGCAGTTGAAGACGGAGGGATCTGTCTCCTCATGACGGCTTGAAACAGGGTATCTGGCTTCATCTTTTCTGATTCTTCTCCAGCAACTTTCAGCGTGTTGATCTGtcaacacactgaaaacacttttaaaaatacatcttGCCATTTGGGGTCAATATAGCACAGGTGCAGTGGGTTAACTTCAGCCAGTACCAGTGAGCTTCTCTGACCCAGTGTTGGTGTCAGTTTGAGAGTGACAAGTGTTAAGCGAACTACAAATTAAAGGGACATTCCAGCAATTTTGTAGATCTCTTTCATAAAGTTGGGGGACTTGTGAGATGGAGATTTATTAATGAATGGTTTGAATCAAAGTAGCAGTGTGTGAGATATCTTGACTTTTACATACTTCTCTCTTGCCTCCAATGATTTGAGAAGCAGGCGTAATTTATGTGCAAATGACATACTCAGGTCTGACTGGACGATATGTTCACCTTTTGCTACTATACTTTCACTGGACTAAGGAGATTAGTTCATATCCAGAGCGATGTGTTGCCATAGTTCCTTGGCTTAGTAAAATGAGATCATAGAGAACTGGGAATCCAGTTTAGAGTATTTTACACTTTGTTCATGAATAAACAACGTCAATTCTGGATTTTTGTACTAGgcaactgttgttttttctgcccCTGAGTCTTTTCTTGATACTCCCGATGACTATCATAGGTGAGTAAAATAGGaaacatctgtgtttctgtttccccCGGGAATCAAAGACCCACCATATAGTGAAGGTTTTGATTTTTAGTTCAGTGAATGATTTCTCCGgttcatgacatcatcacaaccCCAGAAGAATGAATCTTATGGGATTGAACTGAGCGCAGTCATTGTTTCACTGTGGTTACCTTTGTTCTTAGTtgctgtgcttttgttttttcattcactGTGACGGAGAGAGGCGATGGTGAGCACAGGGTTTGCAGTGAAGATGGCTCTGCTTGACATGTGTTACTGAAAAGGATCATCAGGAACTTGTAGCAGAAAAGACAAGCAGCCAATCAAGCAGCGGTCTGCTCGTGGTATCTCCAaagctgccaactgtagctccaacttatgtgtttgtgtgtttttgttgtgtgtttgtgtattgtcGGAAAGTATGTGAACAATTGCATTCACGACGCAGCTGGTTGTCTTTGCGAATGCAAGGTTAAAAAGCGAGTATATCTCTCAGCGAATGCGTAGTCTTTGGTTTAGCTTCAGAGCCATTTCAGTAACTTAACCCTTTAACGCACGGCCATGAATCAACCTTTAGTCCCCCGTATGGCTCAAGCTCCAGAGACACTGAACCCTGCAGCTCCTGTTCAGACGACATACAACTAAGTAGTACTTTTCACGATGAGTGATTTTCATTCAGAATGGTAAAGCCACTTAAAATCCAAAGATTTTTGTatggatgttttgttgtgtaCATGAACGTGTCACGTTGTACAAAATGTGGTCACATGAACAGGTTTCTGTGGTCAGGGAGGTAGATCTGTTGTGTATAGAAGGTGTAGAGTCGGATTAGGGAATGGAAACTAGATGGTTGGATTTGACTTTGATGGACTTGTCGTGGACCTGCAAAAGGTTGGCTGTTccgcgcgcgcgcgtgtgtgtgtgtgtgtgtggaggtgtgagAAGGTCAGGTCATATGAGAGGccttttcatgtctgtgtgcttatgagagcagagcagcgaGTCTTCCTgtcagtctcacacacaccgTCCTGACCGTCTGTCTCAGACTGACGAACTGAGAGCTGTTACCTGACTTTGATCGGACAGTTTGACACAGACTCGCAACCATGAGTGGTGAGTAACCAGTGACCGGTTTTCAGAGCTGAAAAGCTACTTTTAACTCTATATTTCATGTGGTTACGTGGAGAATAGTGGATAGTAGAATTTACCAGGAAAGAAACACTGCCCTTCTATTCAAAGATATTTGGGATTTAAGCACATTTAAGTAAGATATATTTTTCCTAATTTTGAAATTTTAATGGAATCAGTAAGAAAATTCTTTGTCTGAGGGATAAATCACCTGATAACATATATCACTGATCGTTCTTAAAGTATCATTATTAGTTCCATTATTGTGATGCAGCAGTGCAGATAAACAAACATGTGAGACTAAAACAGATTGTCAACGTGTATGTAACAGCCTGAGATGAGATTCCTGCGTCCTCGTATGTTTTAACACGTCAGTCTGAAGTGGCTTTAGGTGAGATGTGAAATGTGCTCTGCCTTACAAGCTGTATGCTCACCAACAACACTGATCACACTGAGTTCAAGTTGTATTATTTGATAGTGTTAAGTGCTGCAGTAGTTTTGGATTCagtgattaaatattttttgttatcTGTATAAAAATAATTCCTGCTGACCATCTCAGACTTATTGATGCTTTATATTACTGTTACCGATAGAGATGTTCAGATAACATTTTCTCTTATTCCTGATACCGATTTAAATACCTAAACTTTGTGTATTGGTCAGTAGGAGTACCAAGAACCTTAGACCTTTGTTTTGAGTAAAAGCTCCCCAAAAAACCCtttaactggaaaaaaaagatgaaggaaacctcaggaagagccaaaGAGAAGGAATCCCTCCCCCAGTCACAGAGTATACAGTCGCTTACAGTTTATGGATATTTGCTTCTTGATAAAAATTCTGTTAAGTTTCATATAGGTGATCGGGAAGTTCCTtgctaataaataaattaagtgaTATTGAATCGGTACATAGACTTGCGTACTCACTGATACCCAAAACAGCATTCTGGACAGTACTGGAGGCATTTCTGACACTGGTTTCATTATTGGAACAACCTTTATTATAGCCCCTCATTTTGCCTTGTTGTTAgcttaatgtttaaatgttcatCACTGGTCTGTAATGCAGTGTTGGATGTTTGGGTTGTCAGACAGAAGAGTGCTGCCTGTAGCCTGACCAGAGCCAAGCAGTTTGAGCCGGAGTCGGTGGCTTCAGACTGGAAGTCAGGTGGCTGCTCTGGCACGACACTGCTGACACAGCTGCTCAAATGAGACTCAGTGActcaaacataataaaacagtgCAGTAGCTGATTGTACAAAATTGGAAATATGTCATGTAGCTCCAATATGTTCAGGCAGCTTTGaaatgctgctgctggtggtttGTCTGCCAGCTTTGAGGAAACTAAATTCATTCCTTTGAATCAAACTGAGCTGGAAAGGGACATTTTCATCAAACTATTACCTTCACCACAAgcactgacatactgtacatgtttcaaacaaaattctcaagatttttttattctgtctgtaacatgagacacacagaggaaggaaggtaaaacaacaacaatccaGCTTTTATGATAAACCAATGaccaaaatacaaaatccaaaataaaatacaaaaggcAGGCCAAGGAAAGCCGAAAggaaaaactaaagagaaatacaaaaactgaggaCACGCCAGAAGCCACAGAGATGTAAgcaggcacaggaacacaggagacacagatgACCCAAAGAAGAGTCAAGGAAAaagacagacttaaatacaTAAAGTTTCCTAcatgagacaggaagtggaaagtaaagacatgacacatgagcatataatctacaaaataaaacaggaaacagcaaaTCAAAAACCTAAACCAtgacagtatatacagtactcAAATGTAACTATTTACTTATTAAACATACAatacaagtgtttttttaacaattgtatggtgttttattttaaatctggcagtagagagatgacaggaaatgagactGGACTTGAACTGGGGTCACTGCGGTTCACAGTCTTGACCTCGAGGATATGGGGCAGACAACACTAGAATATTCAATATTATAATTgtgtattaaaaaatgtttacattctgGGCGCCACAGTGGCTCAGCTGGTAGAGCGCACATCCCatatacagaggctgtgtcctcgctgtaGCGGCCCAGGGCTCGAATCCGACCTGCGGCC
This window of the Pagrus major chromosome 11, Pma_NU_1.0 genome carries:
- the tax1bp3 gene encoding tax1-binding protein 3, whose translation is MSIYTPGQPVTAVVQRIEIHKLRQGDNLILGFSIGGGIDQDPGQNPFSGDKTDKGIYVTRITPGGPAHEAGLRMGDKIMQVNGWDMTVVTHDQARKTLTKKNQDTVRLLVTRKSLEDAVKNSMGSYPRQ